A region from the Actinoplanes sp. OR16 genome encodes:
- a CDS encoding PP2C family protein-serine/threonine phosphatase — translation MTERSLAPSRYAADQLERLRILLVEDDEGDAFLVRELLTEADAPFELTVASSLREARERLAGIECILLDLGLPDAQGIDGLRKLLAAAEGAAVCVLTGRSDEHLGVQAVAEGAQDYLVKGQVDGVLLVRSLRYAVERKRADENARRLREVELLQAESARLERGLLPQPLMQTAEVGVETFYRSGRALGLLGGDFYDVVQVGDDRLHVIVGDVCGHGVDEAALGVELRVAWRALVLAGVPEEQVLPSLEQVLMSERRAREVFATVAAAVIDLSSNRATVRLAGHPPPVVLSGGQAHPVAARTGIVLGVKPTPTPATELEFTGDDWSLLMYTDGLIEGHTGVGAERLDVDGLCKLLDEPAAREVPLAGLPPWLVARADQDNGGPLTDDVAMLLISRGGGR, via the coding sequence ATGACGGAGCGGTCGCTCGCGCCCTCGCGGTACGCGGCGGACCAGCTGGAACGGTTACGGATCCTGCTCGTCGAGGACGACGAGGGCGACGCCTTTCTCGTTCGTGAGCTGCTCACCGAGGCGGACGCCCCCTTCGAGCTGACCGTCGCCAGCAGCCTGCGTGAGGCGCGTGAGCGGCTCGCCGGCATCGAGTGCATCCTGCTGGACCTCGGCCTGCCCGACGCCCAGGGCATCGACGGCCTGCGCAAACTGCTCGCGGCGGCCGAGGGCGCCGCGGTCTGTGTGCTCACCGGCCGGTCCGACGAGCACCTCGGTGTGCAGGCGGTCGCCGAGGGCGCACAGGACTATCTGGTCAAGGGCCAGGTCGACGGCGTCCTGCTGGTCCGCTCGCTGCGGTACGCGGTCGAGCGCAAGCGCGCCGACGAGAACGCCCGCCGGCTGCGCGAGGTGGAGCTGCTGCAAGCCGAGTCGGCCCGCCTGGAGCGAGGTCTGCTGCCGCAGCCGCTCATGCAGACCGCCGAGGTCGGTGTCGAGACGTTCTACCGCTCCGGTCGTGCGCTGGGCCTGCTCGGCGGCGACTTCTACGACGTGGTGCAGGTCGGCGACGACCGGCTGCACGTGATCGTCGGTGACGTCTGCGGGCACGGCGTGGACGAGGCCGCCCTCGGCGTCGAGCTCCGGGTCGCCTGGCGTGCGCTGGTGCTCGCCGGCGTCCCCGAGGAGCAGGTGCTGCCGTCGCTGGAGCAGGTCCTGATGAGCGAGCGCCGGGCCCGTGAGGTGTTCGCCACGGTCGCGGCCGCGGTCATCGACCTGTCGTCGAACCGCGCCACGGTCCGCCTGGCCGGTCACCCGCCGCCGGTGGTGCTCTCCGGTGGCCAGGCCCACCCGGTGGCCGCGCGTACGGGCATCGTGCTCGGGGTAAAACCCACGCCGACGCCCGCGACGGAGTTGGAGTTCACCGGTGACGACTGGTCCCTCTTGATGTATACGGACGGCCTCATCGAGGGGCACACCGGCGTCGGCGCCGAGCGGCTCGACGTCGACGGGCTCTGCAAGCTGCTGGACGAGCCGGCCGCCCGCGAGGTGCCGCTGGCCGGGCTGCCGCCGTGGCTGGTGGCCCGCGCCGACCAGGACAACGGCGGCCCGCTCACCGACGACGTGGCCATGTTGCTGATCTCCCGGGGAGGTGGACGGTGA
- a CDS encoding CHASE3 domain-containing protein encodes MNLFNARNWTLRQRIIALCVAVGVVLGGLGVFAAATAAANNRQVDDVLNRASPMRAAGETLNTALVDQETGVRGYAITGEDRNLQPYEVGLADQERQIARIETLLRPEDDDIRNALAMVKARADTWRAEVAEPIIKAVREQGPEAAQAMVEASDTAEFDAVRTAVAEMQSHIQVLRTASADAARDSSRTMVAIEIAAAVIIVLTGAFLLFLLDRVVTRPITDLAAQVRQVAAGDYDKHIESRQGSSDLVALAADVDRMRQQIASELSEVRDARSHVEWVNQQLKTQTDELTRSNRDLEQFAYVASHDLQEPLRKVASFCQLLQRRYAGQMDERADQYIAFAVDGAQRMQRLINDLLAFSRIGRLTAGFTEVDLNKVLGDVKSQLDARAGENAEITWPEMPTVEGEEPLLTTLFMNLIGNSLKFARPDVPPVVTITVERDGGEWQINVRDNGIGIEAEFADKVFVIFQRLHSRDAYEGTGIGLAIVKKIVEYHGGRVWLDTDVPEGASIHFTLPVLPGTEDPETQAEEREVVGA; translated from the coding sequence GTGAACCTGTTCAACGCGCGTAACTGGACGCTGCGCCAGAGGATCATCGCGCTCTGCGTGGCGGTCGGCGTCGTGCTGGGCGGCCTCGGCGTCTTCGCCGCGGCGACCGCCGCCGCGAACAACCGCCAGGTCGACGACGTGCTGAACCGGGCGAGCCCGATGCGGGCCGCCGGCGAGACGCTGAACACCGCCCTGGTCGACCAGGAGACCGGCGTCCGCGGCTACGCGATCACCGGCGAGGATCGCAACCTCCAGCCGTACGAGGTGGGCCTCGCCGACCAGGAGCGGCAGATCGCCCGGATCGAGACGCTGCTGCGCCCCGAGGACGACGACATCCGCAATGCGCTGGCGATGGTCAAGGCGCGGGCCGACACCTGGCGGGCCGAGGTGGCCGAACCGATCATCAAGGCCGTGCGTGAGCAGGGGCCGGAGGCCGCACAGGCCATGGTCGAGGCCTCGGACACCGCCGAGTTCGACGCGGTGCGCACGGCGGTCGCCGAGATGCAGTCGCACATCCAGGTGCTGCGGACCGCCTCGGCCGACGCGGCCCGCGACTCCAGCCGCACCATGGTCGCCATCGAGATCGCGGCCGCCGTGATCATCGTGCTGACCGGCGCGTTCCTGCTCTTCCTGCTGGACCGGGTGGTGACCCGGCCGATCACCGACCTGGCCGCCCAGGTGCGCCAGGTGGCGGCCGGTGACTACGACAAGCACATCGAGAGCCGGCAGGGGTCGTCCGACCTGGTGGCGCTCGCCGCCGACGTCGACCGGATGCGCCAGCAGATCGCCAGCGAGCTCTCCGAGGTCCGGGACGCGCGCAGCCACGTCGAATGGGTGAACCAGCAGCTCAAGACGCAGACGGACGAGCTCACCCGGTCGAACCGGGACCTCGAGCAGTTCGCCTACGTGGCGTCGCACGACCTGCAGGAGCCGTTGCGTAAGGTGGCGAGCTTCTGCCAGCTGCTGCAGCGGCGCTACGCCGGTCAGATGGACGAGCGCGCCGACCAGTACATCGCGTTCGCCGTCGACGGCGCGCAGCGGATGCAGCGCCTCATCAACGACCTGCTGGCGTTCTCCCGGATCGGCCGGCTCACCGCCGGTTTCACCGAGGTCGACCTGAACAAGGTGCTCGGTGACGTGAAGTCGCAGCTCGACGCGCGGGCCGGCGAGAACGCCGAGATCACCTGGCCGGAAATGCCCACAGTAGAGGGTGAGGAGCCGCTGCTCACCACGCTCTTCATGAACCTGATCGGCAACTCGCTCAAGTTCGCCCGTCCGGACGTCCCGCCGGTCGTGACGATCACCGTGGAGCGCGACGGCGGCGAGTGGCAGATCAACGTGCGGGACAACGGCATCGGCATCGAGGCCGAGTTCGCCGACAAGGTCTTCGTGATCTTCCAGCGGTTGCACTCGCGGGACGCGTACGAGGGCACCGGCATCGGACTGGCGATCGTCAAGAAGATCGTCGAATACCATGGCGGTCGGGTCTGGCTGGACACCGATGTGCCGGAGGGCGCGTCGATCCACTTCACGCTGCCGGTGCTGCCCGGTACGGAGGACCCCGAGACACAGGCCGAGGAGCGAGAGGTGGTGGGAGCATGA
- a CDS encoding response regulator: MSMERESGTPIEVLLVEDDPGDVLMTQEAFEEHKVRNKLTVVSDGSEALAYLRREGQFAGAVRPDLILLDLNLPKRDGREVLEEIKKDDDLGRIPVVVLTTSSADEDILRSYQLHANAYVTKPVDFERFIAVIRQIDEFFVSVVKLPPRA, from the coding sequence ATGAGCATGGAGCGGGAGAGCGGTACTCCGATCGAGGTGCTGCTGGTCGAGGACGATCCGGGTGACGTCCTGATGACCCAGGAGGCGTTCGAGGAGCACAAGGTCCGCAACAAGCTCACCGTGGTGTCGGACGGCTCGGAGGCGCTCGCCTACCTCCGCCGCGAGGGCCAGTTCGCGGGAGCGGTGCGCCCGGACCTGATCCTGCTCGACCTCAACCTGCCGAAGCGGGACGGCCGCGAGGTGCTCGAGGAGATCAAGAAGGACGACGATCTGGGCCGGATCCCGGTCGTCGTGCTGACCACCTCCTCGGCCGACGAGGACATCCTGCGCAGCTACCAGCTGCACGCGAACGCGTACGTGACCAAGCCGGTGGACTTCGAGCGGTTCATCGCCGTGATCCGCCAGATCGACGAGTTCTTCGTCAGCGTCGTGAAGTTGCCGCCGCGTGCTTGA
- a CDS encoding inositol monophosphatase family protein: MLDQVAELIREVAQTVVLPRWKHLAEGEVTQKAPGDLVTIADQESERALTRGLTALLPGSLVVGEEAVAADPSIRDRVGSDGAVWIVDPVDGTNNFAAGKSPFCVMVALVRDGEPQAAWILDVVGDHLTVAEAGSGAYRDGVRVKTRTDDPGAGALHGVISHKYFPDDLRDSVRANAAGLGGHTPGRHCAGYEYPAVATDEQQFAMFWRILPWDHVPGSLIVEEAGGTVRHWDGSAYRPTNRKRGLLVAANDEIWATVQGTLFPDGAPDVPEG; this comes from the coding sequence GTGCTTGATCAGGTCGCCGAGCTCATCCGCGAGGTCGCGCAGACGGTCGTCCTGCCGCGCTGGAAACACCTGGCCGAGGGCGAGGTGACCCAGAAGGCGCCCGGTGACCTGGTCACCATCGCCGACCAGGAGTCGGAGCGGGCGCTGACCCGGGGTCTCACCGCGCTGCTGCCCGGCTCGCTCGTGGTCGGTGAGGAAGCGGTCGCCGCCGACCCGTCGATCCGGGACCGGGTCGGCTCGGACGGCGCCGTGTGGATCGTCGACCCGGTCGACGGGACGAACAACTTCGCCGCCGGGAAGTCGCCGTTCTGCGTGATGGTCGCGCTGGTCCGGGACGGTGAGCCGCAGGCGGCCTGGATCCTGGACGTGGTCGGTGATCACCTGACGGTGGCCGAGGCGGGTTCCGGGGCGTACCGGGACGGGGTCCGGGTCAAGACCCGTACCGACGATCCGGGCGCCGGCGCGCTGCACGGCGTGATCTCGCACAAGTACTTCCCGGACGATCTGCGCGATTCCGTCCGGGCGAACGCGGCGGGTCTGGGCGGGCACACCCCGGGGCGGCACTGCGCGGGGTACGAATACCCGGCCGTCGCCACCGACGAGCAGCAGTTCGCGATGTTCTGGCGGATCCTGCCGTGGGACCACGTGCCCGGTTCGCTGATCGTCGAGGAGGCCGGCGGCACGGTCCGGCACTGGGACGGGTCCGCCTATCGGCCGACGAACCGCAAGCGGGGTCTGCTGGTCGCCGCCAACGACGAGATCTGGGCGACCGTCCAGGGCACGCTGTTCCCGGATGGGGCCCCGGACGTACCGGAAGGTTAG
- a CDS encoding SDR family NAD(P)-dependent oxidoreductase produces MSTYLDGIFGLSGRTAVVTGGSSGIGREIALALGRSGARVVIVARREAPMAEVVTELRGHGVEAGAISADLGVREAIKATAIKIIESYGEPDILVNSAAVNLRPPMAELTDDVWDLTLEANLTAPFLLGQAFAPAMAKRGWGRIINVVSQQAFRAYGNSGAYGAAKAGLVGLTRSQAEAWSADGVCCNAIAPGVVHTPLTEPVFADPAKVAAHAARTMIGRNGLPTDFGGCAVFLASDAARAVTGQTLFVDGGYSAT; encoded by the coding sequence GTGTCGACGTACCTGGATGGGATCTTCGGTCTGAGCGGGCGCACCGCGGTGGTGACCGGCGGCAGCAGCGGGATCGGCAGGGAGATCGCCCTGGCCCTCGGCCGTTCCGGCGCGCGTGTGGTGATCGTCGCCCGGCGCGAGGCGCCGATGGCCGAGGTCGTCACCGAGCTGCGCGGACACGGTGTGGAGGCCGGCGCGATCTCGGCGGACCTGGGCGTGCGTGAGGCGATCAAGGCCACTGCCATCAAGATCATTGAGTCGTACGGGGAACCCGACATCCTCGTGAACTCCGCCGCCGTGAATCTTCGTCCCCCGATGGCGGAGTTGACCGACGACGTCTGGGACCTGACCCTCGAAGCCAACCTGACGGCGCCGTTCCTGCTCGGGCAGGCGTTCGCGCCGGCGATGGCGAAGCGTGGCTGGGGGCGGATCATCAACGTGGTCTCGCAGCAGGCGTTCCGGGCCTACGGCAACAGTGGGGCCTACGGCGCGGCGAAGGCCGGACTGGTCGGCCTCACCCGGTCGCAGGCCGAGGCGTGGTCGGCCGACGGTGTCTGCTGCAACGCGATCGCGCCCGGTGTGGTGCACACGCCGCTCACCGAGCCGGTCTTCGCCGATCCCGCGAAAGTGGCGGCACACGCGGCGCGGACGATGATCGGGCGCAACGGCCTGCCGACGGATTTCGGTGGTTGTGCGGTGTTCCTGGCGAGTGATGCGGCACGCGCCGTGACGGGTCAGACACTGTTCGTCGACGGTGGATACTCGGCAACCTGA
- a CDS encoding deaminase: MDHHRWMSHAVDLAHRCPRSETAFAVGAVIVDEHGREIASGFSRDCSARVHAEESALNKAAGDGRLSGATIYSTLEPCSERASRPHATCTSLIIAAGIPRVVIAWREPDIFVHCEGVALLRAAGIEVVELPEFSLPAQAPNLHLGVLAGRH; the protein is encoded by the coding sequence ATGGACCACCACCGGTGGATGAGCCACGCCGTCGACCTGGCGCACCGCTGCCCGCGTTCCGAGACCGCCTTCGCGGTCGGGGCGGTCATCGTCGACGAGCACGGCCGGGAGATCGCCTCCGGCTTCTCGCGGGACTGCTCCGCGCGCGTGCACGCCGAGGAGTCCGCCCTGAACAAGGCTGCCGGTGACGGCCGGCTGTCCGGCGCGACGATCTACAGCACCCTGGAGCCGTGCTCGGAGCGGGCCAGCCGGCCGCACGCCACCTGCACCAGCCTGATCATCGCGGCAGGCATCCCGCGGGTGGTGATCGCCTGGCGCGAGCCGGACATCTTCGTGCACTGCGAGGGCGTGGCGCTGCTGCGTGCCGCCGGCATCGAGGTCGTCGAGCTTCCGGAGTTCTCGCTCCCCGCCCAGGCACCCAACCTGCACCTCGGCGTGTTGGCGGGCCGCCACTAA
- a CDS encoding fused MFS/spermidine synthase, protein MENPPRALPSALASALAFGSSGAVLVLEIVALRLVGPYVGVTLQVSSSVIGVALAAIAYGAWLGGRLADRFDPRALLAPALILGAIGTAVTLPLVRWGGELLRGGAAPAVLLLAALAIFLPAFVLSTIAPMVVKLQLGDLRQAGSVVGRLSSIGTLGAITATLVTGFVFVATMPSSAIVLSLAGLLAVSGLLLGWWQRRDLPGSPRTRAALAAVGLVGAGLGATSPTPCDVETAYHCARVQADPTRPGGQTLILNSARHSYVDLNDPRYLEFEYVQWIGAVADTLPAGPVDALHLGGGGFTVPNYLRDTRPGSDQLVLELDGGLVDLDKQKLGLVTGPDLRVRIGDARVGLAAQSTGTYDLVVGDAFGHLVVPWHLATKEMADDVARVLRSGGVYAQNVIDYPPNRFIRAEVATVAAAFPHVALIAPPEAIAGGTGSNFVILASKSPLPLDGVRTRLEGVSLLAGAELDAFVDDARVLTDDYAPVDQLLAG, encoded by the coding sequence GTGGAGAACCCGCCGCGCGCCCTGCCCTCCGCCCTCGCCTCGGCTCTGGCCTTCGGGTCGAGCGGGGCCGTCCTCGTCCTGGAGATCGTCGCGCTGCGGCTGGTCGGGCCGTACGTCGGCGTGACCCTCCAGGTCAGCAGCTCGGTGATCGGGGTGGCCCTGGCCGCGATCGCCTACGGCGCCTGGCTCGGTGGCCGGCTCGCCGACCGGTTCGACCCGCGGGCACTGCTCGCCCCCGCCCTCATCCTCGGCGCGATCGGCACCGCCGTCACCCTGCCGCTGGTCCGCTGGGGTGGCGAGCTGCTCCGCGGCGGCGCCGCCCCGGCCGTGCTGCTGCTCGCCGCGCTCGCCATCTTCCTGCCCGCGTTCGTGCTCTCCACGATCGCGCCGATGGTCGTGAAACTGCAGCTCGGCGATCTGCGGCAGGCCGGCAGCGTGGTCGGCCGGCTGTCCAGTATCGGCACCCTCGGCGCGATCACGGCGACCCTGGTGACCGGTTTCGTCTTCGTGGCCACCATGCCGAGCAGCGCGATCGTGCTGAGCCTCGCCGGGCTGCTCGCCGTGAGCGGGCTGCTGCTCGGCTGGTGGCAGCGCCGGGACCTGCCCGGTTCGCCCCGGACACGGGCCGCGCTGGCAGCCGTCGGTCTGGTCGGCGCCGGTCTCGGCGCCACCTCGCCCACGCCCTGTGACGTGGAGACCGCCTACCACTGCGCCCGGGTGCAGGCCGACCCCACGCGGCCCGGTGGGCAGACGCTGATCCTCAACTCGGCGCGTCACTCGTACGTCGACCTCAACGACCCCCGCTACCTGGAGTTCGAGTACGTCCAGTGGATCGGCGCGGTCGCCGACACCCTGCCGGCCGGCCCGGTCGACGCCCTGCACCTCGGCGGCGGCGGGTTCACCGTGCCGAACTACCTGCGCGACACCCGCCCCGGCAGCGATCAGCTGGTGCTGGAGCTCGACGGTGGCCTGGTCGACCTCGACAAGCAGAAACTGGGCCTGGTCACCGGCCCCGACCTGCGGGTGCGGATCGGCGACGCCCGGGTGGGGCTGGCCGCGCAGTCCACCGGGACGTACGACCTGGTGGTGGGGGACGCGTTCGGTCATCTCGTGGTGCCGTGGCATCTCGCGACGAAGGAGATGGCCGATGACGTGGCGCGGGTGCTGCGGTCGGGCGGGGTCTATGCCCAGAACGTGATCGACTACCCGCCGAACCGCTTCATCCGGGCCGAGGTGGCGACGGTCGCGGCGGCGTTCCCGCACGTCGCACTGATCGCGCCACCGGAGGCGATCGCCGGGGGGACCGGATCCAACTTCGTGATCCTCGCTTCGAAGAGCCCGTTGCCGCTGGACGGTGTGCGTACGAGATTGGAGGGGGTCTCGCTCCTGGCCGGCGCCGAGCTCGACGCCTTCGTCGATGACGCCCGGGTCTTGACCGACGACTACGCCCCGGTGGATCAGCTGCTGGCGGGCTGA